One segment of Cryptosporangium aurantiacum DNA contains the following:
- a CDS encoding TetR family transcriptional regulator C-terminal domain-containing protein, protein MTTKRRGKSREIARSAISVLSEHGVRNARLADIGAGLGMTGAHLLYYFESKTDLFMAALRIVESDLRERAVAAFAELATAQERWRWLVDAAAPSGLRDSNLMMWLEAWSEAVHDPAVHKLITELEDGWQGLVREVLEYGVATGELEPDLDVETFVEGFSALLDGLTIRAVVGYRPVDKGRIVEICNTFAASQLRWNTPAAV, encoded by the coding sequence ATGACGACGAAGCGACGTGGGAAAAGTCGCGAGATCGCCCGGTCGGCGATCTCCGTGCTCAGCGAACACGGGGTCCGCAACGCACGACTCGCTGACATCGGTGCGGGTCTCGGCATGACCGGGGCGCACCTCCTCTACTACTTCGAGAGCAAGACCGACCTCTTCATGGCGGCCTTACGGATCGTCGAGTCCGACCTGAGGGAAAGAGCGGTGGCCGCGTTCGCCGAACTGGCGACGGCCCAGGAACGGTGGCGCTGGCTGGTCGACGCCGCCGCGCCGAGCGGCCTGCGGGACAGCAACCTCATGATGTGGCTCGAGGCCTGGTCGGAGGCGGTTCACGACCCGGCGGTCCACAAGCTCATCACCGAGCTCGAGGACGGCTGGCAGGGGCTGGTGCGCGAGGTGCTGGAGTACGGCGTCGCGACCGGTGAACTGGAGCCCGACCTGGACGTCGAGACGTTCGTCGAGGGGTTCTCGGCGTTGCTCGACGGGCTCACGATCCGCGCGGTCGTCGGCTACCGTCCGGTCGACAAGGGACGGATCGTCGAGATCTGCAACACGTTCGCCGCTTCCCAGCTGCGCTGGAACACCCCGGCGGCGGTCTAG
- a CDS encoding VWA domain-containing protein: MRRLGVAALILVLAACTGQPQEPEPTRASTPGAPGTLRVLAGSELEDLDGVLDEVESRTGVRVQLEYVGTLDGAQAVADGTAEKRYDAVWFSSNRYLGLVPGARNRLGAQQKIMTSPVVFGLRQSVARSLGWDARPVAWSEIAQAAASKKFTFGMTDPSASNSGFSALVGVAAALSGSGDALTTADVAKVGPQLTKLFSGQALTAGSSGWLADAFAQRATGKAPGGPVDGLINYESVLLSLNATANLPEPLTIVYPSDGVVTADYPLTLLTSAKPAARDAFTRVVDELRSPDRQREIQDTTRRRPIDPTVPLPEPLRGRTLVELPFPARRDAVDALLTAYQDEIRRPSRTVYVLDTSGSMKGDRIAGLQAALTALTGADSSLSGRFARFRSREEVTLLAFSSTVAAPVTVTVPPGDPNAALARIRSAIEDLRIGGDTAVYRALDRAYALLRTRTSADGPVTSIVLMTDGENTEGPELPDFRRTFAGYPAAQRAIPVYPVLFGESREAEMKEVAGMTGGRTFDARTDSLTTVFKEIRGYQ, translated from the coding sequence GTGCGCCGGCTCGGCGTCGCCGCGTTGATCCTGGTACTGGCGGCGTGCACCGGTCAGCCGCAGGAGCCGGAGCCGACGCGGGCGAGCACGCCCGGCGCACCCGGGACGCTGCGCGTCCTGGCCGGTAGCGAGCTCGAGGACCTCGACGGTGTGCTGGACGAGGTGGAGTCCCGCACCGGCGTGCGCGTGCAACTGGAGTACGTCGGGACGCTGGACGGTGCCCAGGCGGTCGCCGACGGCACCGCCGAGAAGCGCTACGACGCGGTCTGGTTCTCGTCCAACCGCTACCTCGGTCTGGTGCCGGGCGCGCGGAACCGGCTCGGCGCGCAGCAGAAGATCATGACGTCCCCGGTGGTCTTCGGCCTGCGGCAGTCGGTCGCACGGTCGCTGGGGTGGGACGCGCGGCCGGTGGCGTGGTCGGAGATCGCTCAGGCCGCGGCGTCGAAGAAGTTCACGTTCGGGATGACCGACCCGTCGGCGTCCAACTCGGGGTTCTCGGCACTGGTGGGTGTCGCGGCCGCACTGTCGGGGTCCGGTGACGCGCTGACGACCGCCGACGTCGCGAAGGTCGGCCCGCAGCTGACGAAGCTGTTCTCCGGGCAGGCGCTGACCGCCGGTTCGTCCGGCTGGCTGGCCGACGCGTTCGCCCAGCGAGCCACCGGGAAGGCACCGGGCGGGCCGGTCGACGGGCTGATCAACTACGAGTCGGTGCTGCTGTCGCTGAACGCCACCGCGAACCTGCCGGAGCCGCTGACGATCGTCTACCCGAGCGACGGGGTCGTCACCGCCGACTATCCGCTGACGCTGCTGACCTCGGCGAAGCCCGCGGCCCGCGACGCGTTCACCCGGGTGGTGGACGAACTGCGCTCGCCGGACCGGCAGCGGGAGATCCAGGACACGACCCGCCGCCGTCCGATCGACCCGACCGTCCCGCTCCCCGAGCCGCTGCGCGGCCGGACCCTCGTCGAGCTGCCGTTCCCGGCTCGCCGCGATGCCGTGGACGCGCTGCTGACCGCGTATCAGGACGAGATCCGCCGCCCGTCCCGCACGGTGTACGTGCTCGACACGTCCGGTTCGATGAAGGGTGACCGGATCGCCGGGCTGCAGGCCGCGCTGACGGCGTTGACCGGCGCGGATTCGTCGCTGTCCGGACGCTTCGCGCGGTTCCGCTCGCGCGAGGAGGTCACGCTGCTCGCGTTCTCCTCGACGGTGGCCGCGCCGGTCACGGTGACCGTGCCGCCCGGGGACCCGAACGCGGCGCTGGCCCGGATCCGGTCCGCGATCGAGGACCTGCGGATCGGCGGCGACACCGCCGTGTACCGGGCGCTGGACCGCGCGTACGCGTTGCTGCGCACGCGCACGTCCGCGGACGGACCGGTCACGTCGATCGTCCTGATGACCGACGGGGAGAACACCGAGGGCCCGGAGCTCCCGGACTTTCGCCGGACGTTCGCGGGTTACCCGGCGGCCCAGCGGGCGATCCCGGTCTACCCGGTCCTGTTCGGGGAGAGCCGCGAGGCCGAGATGAAGGAGGTCGCCGGAATGACCGGCGGGCGGACGTTCGACGCCAGGACGGACTCGCTGACCACCGTCTTCAAGGAGATCCGTGGGTACCAGTAG
- a CDS encoding toxic anion resistance protein has protein sequence MTLTPPEEPLVLSAPEPVPAVPAERAATLVPIADSVRTELEERAASFAESVADADPRSPEFLTRVNDVATLGDRDVRTAAQVTNRMLDRSLTSLAGAKGEGADAQQRVARNLVELRRVVEDLDPGDVGAKPRRLLSKLPFGNRLRDLVSRYQSANANITTIVAALRSGQDELRRDNAAIQGERTRLWDTMTKLQEYAVLAQALDAAVEAKIATVSDPARADALRADVLFPVRQKYQDLLVQLAVCAQGYLAMDTIRRSNDELIKGVERAATTTVSALRVAVTIAQALAHQKQVIEQVTALRGTTEDLIRTNAEMLAQQSGQIQQLAADPAVGVATLKAAFDQIYQTLDSIETFKVRAVENMATTVETLDTELRRASDHLGRSRRNELES, from the coding sequence TTGACGCTGACTCCCCCCGAGGAACCGCTGGTGCTCAGCGCGCCCGAGCCGGTGCCGGCGGTGCCGGCCGAGCGGGCCGCGACGCTGGTGCCGATCGCCGATTCGGTCCGCACCGAACTTGAGGAGCGCGCCGCGTCGTTCGCTGAGTCGGTCGCCGACGCCGACCCGCGCAGCCCGGAGTTCCTGACCCGGGTGAACGACGTCGCGACGCTCGGCGACCGTGACGTCCGGACCGCGGCCCAGGTCACCAACCGGATGCTCGACCGGTCGTTGACGTCGCTGGCGGGCGCCAAGGGCGAAGGCGCCGACGCCCAGCAGCGCGTCGCGCGTAACCTCGTCGAACTGCGCCGTGTCGTCGAGGACCTCGACCCCGGCGACGTCGGCGCGAAGCCCCGCCGGCTGCTCTCCAAACTGCCGTTCGGCAACCGCCTGCGGGACCTGGTCTCCCGGTACCAGTCGGCGAACGCGAACATCACGACGATCGTCGCCGCGCTGCGGTCCGGACAGGACGAACTGCGCCGGGACAACGCCGCGATCCAGGGCGAGCGGACCCGCCTCTGGGACACGATGACCAAGCTCCAGGAGTACGCGGTGCTGGCCCAGGCGCTGGACGCCGCGGTCGAGGCGAAGATCGCCACGGTCAGCGACCCGGCGCGGGCGGACGCGCTCCGGGCCGACGTGCTGTTCCCGGTCCGGCAGAAGTACCAGGATCTGCTCGTGCAGCTGGCGGTGTGCGCGCAGGGTTACCTGGCGATGGACACGATCCGGCGCAGCAACGACGAGTTGATCAAGGGTGTCGAGCGAGCCGCCACGACGACGGTCTCCGCGCTGCGCGTCGCGGTGACGATCGCTCAGGCCCTCGCGCACCAGAAGCAGGTGATCGAGCAGGTCACCGCGTTACGCGGAACCACCGAGGACCTGATCCGGACCAACGCGGAGATGCTCGCCCAGCAGAGCGGCCAGATCCAGCAGCTGGCCGCCGACCCGGCGGTGGGTGTCGCGACGCTGAAGGCCGCGTTCGACCAGATCTACCAGACCCTGGACAGCATCGAGACGTTCAAGGTCCGCGCCGTGGAGAATATGGCGACGACCGTCGAGACGCTCGACACCGAGCTCCGCCGGGCGTCGGACCACCTCGGCCGGTCGCGGCGCAACGAGCTGGAGAGCTGA
- a CDS encoding Hsp20/alpha crystallin family protein — translation MSITLWTRRDPFAEFDALVRRSFGPVATRPAATSPVATRSFRPAAEVTRDGDDAVVRLEVPGVDVEKDVTVEVADGQLVVHGERRDERTEERDGRNFSEVRYGSFRRTFALPEHLTADAVTASYDAGVLSVRVAGAYAAPAGAQPRRIAISTGAAETPAVTTAEEQTA, via the coding sequence ATGAGCATCACCCTCTGGACGCGCCGGGACCCGTTTGCGGAGTTCGACGCGCTGGTCCGTCGCTCGTTCGGTCCGGTCGCGACGCGCCCCGCCGCGACCAGCCCCGTGGCGACGCGGTCGTTCCGGCCCGCCGCCGAGGTGACCCGCGACGGTGATGACGCCGTCGTGCGGCTCGAGGTCCCGGGCGTCGACGTCGAGAAGGACGTCACGGTGGAGGTCGCCGACGGGCAGCTCGTCGTCCACGGCGAGCGCCGCGACGAGCGCACCGAGGAGCGCGACGGCCGCAACTTCAGCGAGGTCCGCTACGGGTCGTTCCGCCGGACCTTCGCGCTGCCGGAGCACCTGACCGCGGACGCCGTCACCGCCTCCTACGACGCCGGCGTGCTGAGCGTCCGAGTGGCCGGTGCCTACGCCGCGCCGGCCGGCGCGCAGCCGCGTCGGATCGCGATCAGCACCGGCGCGGCCGAGACCCCGGCGGTCACCACCGCCGAGGAGCAGACCGCCTGA
- a CDS encoding ABC transporter ATP-binding protein, translating into MTGPARPGPVPASPDGADGPGTPGGTDGASLATAVGERPTAARGPGGPPAQGPARFMSGPGEKALDFRTSGRRLLATLRPERPLMALGLFLAAASVALSVTGPKILGHATDLIFAGVIGRDLPAGISKQQAVENLRARGENTTADLVSHMDVVPGQGIDFGAVGRVLLIVLGIYLAASLFALLQGRVTTTIVQRIVHRMREDTQAKLERLPLNYFDRQPRGEILSRVTNDIDNLSQTLQQTLSQVIISLFTIVGVLTLMFWISPLLALIALVTIPLSTFVAGQIGRRARPQFVGQWTTTGRLNGHVEEAFTGHALVKTFGRQKEVREVFAAQNEALYQSSYRAQFISGLIQPAMMFIGNVNYVLVAVVGALRVASGALTLGEVQAFIQYSRQFSQPLTQVASMANLLQSGVASAERVFALLDAHEQDPDPATPARPDRVRGRVGFEHVSFRYAPDKPLIEDLSLVVEPGQTVAIVGPTGAGKTTLVNLLMRFYEVTGGRITLDGVDIATMTRADLRATTGMVLQDAWLFGGTIADNIAYGARREVTQDDIVAAAVATHVDHFVRTLPDGYDTILDEEGSSVSAGERQLITIARAFLAEPAILILDEATSSVDTRTELLIQRAMNTLRQGRTSFVIAHRLSTIRDADLILVMENGAIVEQGTHTELLAADGAYARLYAAQFAQPVADV; encoded by the coding sequence ATGACCGGTCCGGCGCGCCCCGGCCCCGTTCCGGCGTCCCCCGACGGCGCCGACGGTCCGGGCACCCCCGGCGGCACCGACGGCGCCTCGCTCGCCACCGCGGTCGGCGAACGCCCGACCGCGGCCCGCGGCCCCGGTGGTCCGCCCGCGCAGGGCCCGGCCCGGTTCATGAGCGGCCCCGGGGAGAAGGCGCTCGACTTCCGCACGTCCGGACGCCGCCTGCTGGCCACGCTGCGGCCGGAGCGGCCGCTGATGGCGCTCGGGCTGTTTCTCGCCGCCGCCAGCGTGGCGCTCTCGGTGACCGGCCCGAAGATCCTCGGCCACGCCACCGACCTCATCTTCGCCGGCGTGATCGGGCGCGACCTGCCCGCGGGCATCTCGAAGCAGCAGGCCGTGGAGAACCTGCGGGCCCGCGGCGAGAACACGACGGCCGACCTGGTCAGCCACATGGACGTCGTCCCCGGCCAGGGCATCGACTTCGGCGCGGTCGGCCGGGTGCTGCTGATCGTGCTCGGGATCTACCTGGCCGCGTCGCTGTTCGCCCTGCTGCAGGGACGCGTCACGACGACGATCGTGCAGCGGATCGTCCACCGGATGCGCGAGGACACCCAGGCCAAGCTCGAGCGGCTGCCGCTCAACTACTTCGACCGGCAGCCCCGGGGCGAGATCCTGTCCCGGGTCACGAACGACATCGACAACCTGTCCCAGACCCTCCAGCAGACGCTCAGCCAGGTGATCATCTCGCTGTTCACGATCGTCGGCGTGCTGACGCTGATGTTCTGGATCTCGCCGCTGCTCGCGCTGATCGCGCTCGTGACGATCCCGCTGTCCACGTTCGTCGCCGGCCAGATCGGACGCCGTGCCCGCCCGCAGTTCGTCGGGCAGTGGACGACCACCGGGCGCCTCAACGGCCACGTCGAGGAGGCGTTCACCGGGCACGCGCTGGTGAAGACGTTCGGCCGCCAGAAGGAGGTCCGGGAGGTCTTCGCGGCGCAGAACGAGGCGCTGTACCAGTCGAGCTACCGCGCGCAGTTCATCTCGGGCCTGATCCAGCCCGCGATGATGTTCATCGGCAACGTCAACTACGTGCTGGTCGCGGTCGTGGGTGCGCTGCGGGTGGCGTCGGGTGCGCTGACGCTCGGCGAGGTCCAGGCGTTCATCCAGTACTCGCGGCAGTTCAGCCAGCCGCTCACCCAGGTGGCGAGCATGGCCAACCTGCTGCAGTCCGGGGTGGCGTCCGCCGAGCGGGTGTTCGCGCTGCTCGACGCGCACGAACAGGACCCCGACCCGGCGACCCCGGCGCGGCCGGACCGAGTCCGCGGGCGGGTGGGCTTCGAGCACGTGTCGTTCCGCTACGCCCCCGACAAGCCGCTGATCGAGGACCTCTCGCTCGTCGTCGAACCCGGCCAGACCGTCGCGATCGTCGGCCCCACCGGCGCGGGCAAGACCACGCTGGTCAACCTGCTCATGCGCTTCTACGAGGTCACCGGCGGACGCATCACGCTCGACGGCGTCGATATCGCCACGATGACCCGCGCCGACCTGCGCGCCACCACCGGCATGGTGCTGCAGGACGCCTGGCTGTTCGGCGGAACGATCGCCGACAACATCGCCTACGGCGCGAGGCGCGAGGTCACCCAGGACGACATCGTCGCCGCCGCCGTGGCCACCCACGTGGACCATTTCGTCCGCACGCTGCCCGACGGCTACGACACGATCCTCGACGAGGAAGGCTCGAGCGTCTCCGCCGGCGAACGTCAGCTCATCACGATCGCCCGCGCGTTCCTCGCCGAACCCGCGATCCTCATCCTCGACGAGGCCACCAGCTCGGTCGACACCCGCACCGAACTGCTCATCCAGCGCGCGATGAACACCCTGCGGCAAGGCCGCACCAGCTTCGTCATCGCCCACCGCCTCTCCACGATCCGCGACGCCGACCTGATCCTCGTGATGGAGAACGGCGCGATCGTCGAACAGGGCACCCACACCGAGTTGCTCGCCGCCGACGGTGCCTACGCCCGCCTCTACGCGGCACAGTTCGCCCAACCCGTCGCGGACGTGTGA
- a CDS encoding ABC transporter ATP-binding protein, producing the protein MLITLLRAHLRPYRQPLTIVVVLQLLQTLGMLYLPTLNADIIDHGVVKGDTGYIMRIGGVMLAVSLGQIICAIGAVYVGAQVSMALGRDVRAAVFDRVQAFSAREVGTFGTPSLITRITNDVQQVQMLVLMTLTMVIAAPVMCVGSILLALRQDVPLASVLLVALPVLVAIIGVLIVRMGPQFRLMQDKLDDINRVLREQIGGARVIRAFVREPHERKRFADANDELYDISVRVGRLISVMFPAVMVVVNVSSVAVLWFGGHRIDSGSMQIGALTAFLSYLMQTLMSVMMATFMFMMTPRAQVSAERLQDVLGTDTSVIPPERPTTPLPDVHGRLELRSASFRFPGAEQPVLCDVDLLAEPGEVTAIIGSTGSGKTTLLNLIPRLSDVTDGAVLVNGVDVRELDPVDLSRVIGLVPQRPYLFTGTIASNLRYGNPDATDDDLWHALEIAQAAPFVRTLPDGLDARIAQGGSNVSGGQRQRLAIARALVHRPEIYLFDDSFSALDYATDAALRAALTRETADATVVIVAQRVSTIRTADRIIVLDQGRVVGAGTHAELMDTNDTYREIVLSQLTEQEAAA; encoded by the coding sequence GTGCTGATCACGCTGTTGCGGGCGCACCTGCGCCCCTACCGGCAGCCGCTCACCATCGTCGTCGTGCTGCAACTGCTGCAGACGCTCGGGATGCTCTATCTGCCGACGCTCAACGCCGACATCATCGACCACGGCGTGGTGAAGGGCGACACCGGCTACATCATGCGGATCGGCGGCGTGATGCTGGCGGTCAGCCTCGGGCAGATCATCTGCGCGATCGGCGCGGTGTACGTCGGGGCGCAGGTCTCGATGGCGCTCGGCCGCGACGTCCGGGCCGCCGTCTTCGACCGGGTGCAGGCGTTCTCCGCCCGCGAGGTCGGCACGTTCGGCACCCCGTCGCTGATCACCCGCATCACCAACGACGTCCAGCAGGTACAGATGCTGGTCCTGATGACGCTGACGATGGTGATCGCGGCGCCGGTGATGTGCGTCGGCAGCATCCTGCTCGCGCTGCGCCAGGATGTTCCGCTCGCGTCGGTCCTGCTGGTCGCGCTGCCGGTCCTGGTGGCAATCATCGGCGTGCTCATCGTCCGGATGGGACCGCAGTTCCGGCTCATGCAGGACAAGCTGGACGACATCAACCGGGTGCTGCGCGAGCAGATCGGCGGTGCCCGGGTGATCCGGGCGTTCGTCCGGGAGCCGCACGAGCGGAAACGGTTCGCCGACGCCAACGACGAGCTGTACGACATCTCGGTGCGGGTCGGCCGGCTGATCTCGGTGATGTTCCCGGCCGTGATGGTGGTCGTGAACGTCTCCAGCGTGGCCGTGCTCTGGTTCGGCGGTCACCGGATCGACTCGGGCTCCATGCAGATCGGCGCGCTGACCGCGTTCCTCAGCTACCTGATGCAGACGCTGATGTCGGTCATGATGGCCACGTTCATGTTCATGATGACGCCACGCGCGCAGGTGAGCGCCGAGCGTCTGCAGGACGTGCTGGGCACCGACACCAGCGTGATACCGCCGGAGCGGCCGACCACCCCGCTCCCCGACGTGCACGGCCGGCTCGAACTGCGGAGCGCCTCGTTCCGGTTCCCCGGTGCCGAACAACCGGTCCTGTGCGACGTCGACCTGCTCGCCGAACCCGGCGAGGTCACCGCGATCATCGGCAGCACCGGCAGCGGCAAGACCACGCTGCTCAACCTGATCCCCCGCCTGTCCGACGTCACGGACGGCGCGGTGCTGGTCAACGGCGTGGACGTCCGCGAGCTCGACCCGGTGGACCTGTCCCGGGTGATCGGGCTGGTACCGCAGCGCCCGTACCTGTTCACCGGCACGATCGCGTCGAACCTGCGCTACGGCAACCCGGACGCCACCGACGACGATCTGTGGCACGCGCTGGAGATCGCCCAGGCCGCCCCGTTCGTCCGCACGCTCCCCGACGGCCTCGACGCCCGGATCGCCCAGGGCGGCTCCAACGTGTCCGGCGGCCAGCGGCAGCGCCTCGCGATCGCCCGCGCGCTCGTCCACCGGCCCGAGATCTACCTCTTCGACGACTCGTTCTCGGCCCTCGACTACGCCACCGACGCCGCGCTGCGTGCCGCGCTGACCCGGGAGACCGCCGACGCGACCGTCGTCATCGTCGCCCAGCGGGTCAGCACGATCCGCACCGCCGACCGGATCATCGTCCTCGACCAGGGCCGCGTCGTCGGTGCCGGCACCCACGCGGAACTCATGGACACCAACGACACCTACCGCGAGATCGTCCTGTCCCAGCTCACCGAACAGGAGGCGGCCGCATGA
- a CDS encoding TetR/AcrR family transcriptional regulator, which yields MSGDEAPMSGDEAPISGEEATYVTIEQRPSGLVTWRQRKKQATREALADAAWRLATEVGPENVRVDDIAAAAGVSPRTFNNYFSSREEAICAQRLQWAHLFAAALRRRPADEALDAALLAAVLEVRGVTEPEKAMIRLIAATPAMQAEYLRHSVTTEFTLAEAIVERTGCDPLTGRVVGGAYATAIRAASEYWLRDDGDLPLTEFLRAALDRVAPAARALQASAPGRSPETPLREGQKC from the coding sequence ATGTCCGGCGACGAGGCCCCCATGTCCGGCGACGAGGCCCCCATCTCCGGCGAAGAAGCGACGTACGTCACGATCGAGCAGCGGCCGTCCGGCCTGGTGACCTGGCGGCAGCGCAAGAAGCAGGCGACCCGGGAGGCGCTGGCCGACGCGGCGTGGCGGCTCGCCACCGAGGTCGGTCCGGAGAACGTCCGGGTCGACGACATCGCGGCGGCGGCAGGCGTCTCCCCGCGCACGTTCAACAACTACTTCTCCAGCCGGGAAGAGGCGATCTGCGCGCAGCGCCTGCAGTGGGCGCACCTCTTCGCGGCGGCGCTCCGCCGGCGCCCCGCCGACGAGGCGCTGGACGCGGCCCTGCTCGCGGCCGTCCTCGAGGTCCGCGGGGTGACCGAGCCGGAGAAGGCGATGATCCGGCTGATCGCGGCGACCCCGGCCATGCAGGCGGAGTACCTCCGGCACTCGGTGACGACCGAGTTCACGCTGGCCGAGGCGATCGTCGAGCGCACCGGCTGCGATCCGCTCACCGGCCGCGTCGTCGGCGGTGCGTACGCCACCGCGATCCGCGCGGCGAGCGAATATTGGCTTCGCGATGACGGCGACCTGCCGTTGACTGAGTTCCTGCGCGCGGCGCTCGACCGAGTGGCCCCTGCTGCTCGGGCATTGCAGGCGAGCGCGCCCGGCCGCTCGCCGGAAACCCCGCTCCGAGAGGGTCAGAAGTGCTGA
- a CDS encoding SigE family RNA polymerase sigma factor: protein MRGKPEAFAGLDAFVAERGDALLATAILLAGGRDAGQDLLQAAIERLMRRWNRIDGDPEGYVRRILYHLAVDTWRRRSRRPEVLTSVDGRAAPDVTETLDLRDALVRALALLPPKQRAVLVLRYWEHLTEAEAADRLGCSVGTVKSTTSRGLARLRELTADWAVDHRTPNGARA from the coding sequence GTGCGCGGGAAACCGGAAGCCTTCGCCGGTCTGGATGCGTTCGTCGCGGAGCGCGGCGATGCACTGCTGGCTACGGCGATCCTTCTGGCCGGCGGAAGGGACGCCGGCCAGGATCTGCTCCAGGCTGCGATCGAGCGGCTGATGCGACGCTGGAACCGGATCGACGGAGACCCCGAGGGGTACGTCCGCCGCATCCTGTACCACCTGGCGGTCGACACCTGGCGGCGGCGGAGCAGACGACCCGAGGTCCTCACCAGCGTGGACGGTCGGGCGGCGCCGGACGTCACCGAGACGCTCGACCTGCGGGACGCGCTGGTCCGGGCGCTCGCGCTGCTGCCACCGAAGCAACGTGCGGTGCTCGTCCTGCGGTACTGGGAGCACCTCACCGAAGCCGAGGCCGCCGACCGGCTCGGCTGCTCGGTCGGCACGGTCAAGTCCACCACCTCGCGCGGGTTGGCCCGGCTGCGCGAGCTCACCGCCGACTGGGCCGTCGACCACCGCACCCCGAACGGAGCGCGAGCATGA